A single Triticum dicoccoides isolate Atlit2015 ecotype Zavitan chromosome 2A, WEW_v2.0, whole genome shotgun sequence DNA region contains:
- the LOC119359732 gene encoding protein G1-like4, with protein MDLSANPDSPLSGGGNGGGSSSSITSSLSVVSGGTPQSPSRYEAQKRRDWNTFGQYLRNHRPPLSLAQCSGAHVLEFLRYLDQFGKTKVHASACPFFGHPSPPAPCPCPLRQAWGSLDALVGRLRAAYEENGGSPESNPFAARAVRLYLREVREHQARARGVSYEKKKRKKPQQLTGDSSGSSFHSNQHQPPPGAPPAAGC; from the coding sequence ATGGACCTGTCGGCGAACCCGGACAGCCCTCTCTCTGGAGGGGGCAACGGCGGCGGTTCCTCGAGCAGCATCACCTCCTCGCTTTCCGTGGTCTCAGGGGGCACTCCGCAGTCGCCGAGCAGGTACGAAGCGCAGAAGCGGCGCGACTGGAACACGTTCGGGCAGTACCTGCGGAACCACCGGCCGCCGCTGAGCCTGGCTCAGTGCAGCGGCGCGCACGTCCTGGAGTTCCTGCGCTACCTTGACCAGTTCGGCAAGACCAAGGTGCACGCCTCGGCCTGCCCCTTCTTCGGCCACCCGAGCCCGCCGGCACCCTGCCCGTGCCCACTCCGCCAGGCCTGGGGCAGCCTGGACGCCCTCGTCGGCCGCCTCCGCGCCGCCTACGAGGAGAACGGCGGCAGCCCCGAGTCCAACCCGTTCGCGGCGCGCGCCGTCCGCCTCTACCTCCGCGAGGTCCGCGAGCACCAGGCCCGCGCACGCGGCGTCAGCTACGAGAAGAAGAAGCGCAAGAAGCCGCAGCAGCTGACCGGcgacagcagcggcagcagcttCCACAGCAACCAGCACCAGCCCCCTCCCGGGGCGCCTCCCGCCGCCGGTTGCTGA